CGGCGCAGCGTCGGGAGCGCGACGGGCACTATCGGCCGACCCACCCCGATTTTGGCCCCGACGGCTTCTCGGAAAGCCTGCCAATCTTCAACGCCTGTAATGGCATTTTGCCTCGAAAGGCCGATTGAGCGCGCTATCTCCGGCCAGAGCGAGTAGGCGGTACCGGCGGCCGGATATCGCAACCGATGCGAGCGGCGCGTTTCCTGCCTGGCACATTGTCACCGGCCGCGATTGTGGCTGTCGAGCCAGTTTTCATCTTTGAGAGATCTCACGCCGCAATGTCGATATTAGATTTGTTCTCCCTAACGCCGGCCGGCCTGGCCATCGATCTTGGTACCGCAAACACCGTTGTTTATGTGAAAGGTACGGGAGTAGTTCTTGCCGAGCCATCGGTCGTTGCCATCGAGACCGTCGATGGGATCGAGCGTGTCCTGGCCGTGGGCGAAGATGCCAAGCTGATGATGGGCAAGACACCCGAGAACATCAAAACGGTTCGACCCCTGCGCAACGGTGTTATCTCCGATCTCGAAGTCGCAGAGCAGATGATCAAGCACTTCATCGGCAAGGCGCTGGGGCGACAGGGTTTCTTTCATGTTGGGCCTGAAATCGTCATCTGCGTGCCTTCCGGTTCAACCCAGGTGGAGCGCCGGGCCATTCGCGATGCTGCCTCAAACGCGGGCGCCAGAAAGGTGTGGTTGATCGATGAACCCATGGCGGCTGCGATCGGGGCAGATTTGCCGGTTACGCATCCCGTGGGATCTATGGTCGTCGATATCGGCGGCGGGACGACCGAGGTCGGAGTGATCTCGATCGGCGGCATGAACATGAGCATGTCGGCCCGGGTAGGCGGCGACAGCATGGATGAGGCCATCACGCTGCATGTTCGCAGGCATCACAATCTCCTGATCGGGGAGGCGACCGCGGAGCGTGTTAAGAAGACGCTGGGAGCGGCGATGGTCGACGACGCTGCCGCGGCCAAGCCAACGACGGCGCTGATCAAGGGCCGCGATATAGGGCAGGGCAGACCCAAAGAGATCGCTATCACCCAGGTCGAAATCGCAGACGCTCTGGCCGATTGCGTCGGCCAGATCGTTCAGGTCGTTCGCAGCACGCTTGAAAGCACGGCGCCGGAGATCGCAGCGGATATCATCGAAGGTGGTATCATCCTGACGGGAGGAGGCTCGCTTCTCACCGGGATCGATACAGTTCTGGCCCTCGCCACCGGGCTGCCTGTCCGCGTCGCGGATAACCCGCTCAATTGTGTAGCGATCGGAGCGGGCCGGACGCTTGAGGACCCAGTCTATCAGAGCGTACTCCATGGTGCCTAAAATGGTGCCGGAGAACCGATCGCTTGATCTGCGGCTCGACGGCGAAGGCATCATTTCGTGCATCGGCCCGGCGTGCCAACTATGCTTCCGCAAAGGGACGTGAAGGGTACTCCATGGCCAAGCTGCAACTGAAAATCGGCGATCTCGTCCGGCGTGATCCGGGAGACGTTTGGCGCATCCTCTCGATACCCGCCGGCTACAATCCGGTTACAGACCGAGCAGAATGTCTTTGCGAGCGGCCGCCTCTTGGTTGGCTCCAGCCCGATGGAAAGCGCGGTACGCCTTGGGCAAAGCAAGGGCGAACAGAGCGCTTCGATATTTCGGATCTCAAGCTTCTCGACACGGATACGCTCGAGCGGCCGCAGGATTGAGGCAGTTTTGCACTTCGTCGCGAAAGGCAAATTCGCTGGTCAGCTGAACGTGAGGTCGATCTGCGCCCACATTGCTGCTGTTCGAAGGTCAATTTCATTCTCTCGAAAGCTGCCACCCCTTCAGTCGTCTCGGCCGAGGTGCGCCAGCAAGCCAGACGCGGCCAGACTTCGGATCTATCCGATCATATTTGCCTACGGCTCGACGCATGGTGGACGGCCTCGGAACATGCGCTGGAATCGCCAGTTTAGTGATGCAGGGCATTGCCAGTGGGAGCGAGCTATGAAGAAGCTTATCGGAACATTGGCGTTGATTTCTGCGGTCGGCATTTCCGGATCTGCTGAGGCCA
The window above is part of the Novosphingobium sp. G106 genome. Proteins encoded here:
- a CDS encoding rod shape-determining protein; translated protein: MSILDLFSLTPAGLAIDLGTANTVVYVKGTGVVLAEPSVVAIETVDGIERVLAVGEDAKLMMGKTPENIKTVRPLRNGVISDLEVAEQMIKHFIGKALGRQGFFHVGPEIVICVPSGSTQVERRAIRDAASNAGARKVWLIDEPMAAAIGADLPVTHPVGSMVVDIGGGTTEVGVISIGGMNMSMSARVGGDSMDEAITLHVRRHHNLLIGEATAERVKKTLGAAMVDDAAAAKPTTALIKGRDIGQGRPKEIAITQVEIADALADCVGQIVQVVRSTLESTAPEIAADIIEGGIILTGGGSLLTGIDTVLALATGLPVRVADNPLNCVAIGAGRTLEDPVYQSVLHGA